From Aquabacter sp. L1I39, the proteins below share one genomic window:
- the nifH gene encoding nitrogenase iron protein, whose protein sequence is MAGLRQIAFYGKGGIGKSTTSQNTLAALVEMGQKILIVGCDPKADSTRLILNAKAQDTVLSLAAEAGSVEDLELEDVLKIGYKGIKCVESGGPEPGVGCAGRGVITSINFLEENGAYDDVDYVSYDVLGDVVCGGFAMPIRENKAQEIYIVMSGEMMALYAANNIAKGILKYAHSGGVRLGGLICNERQTDREWDLADALAKRLNSQLIHFVPRDNIVQHAELRRQTVIEYAPDSKQAQEYRTLANKVHGNAGKGTIPTPITMEELEEMLLDFGIMKTEEQQLAELAAKEAAKAAAAAV, encoded by the coding sequence ATGGCCGGTCTGCGCCAAATTGCTTTCTACGGGAAAGGTGGCATTGGTAAATCCACCACCTCCCAGAATACTCTCGCCGCGCTCGTCGAGATGGGTCAGAAGATCCTGATCGTCGGCTGCGATCCCAAGGCGGATTCCACCCGCCTGATCTTGAACGCGAAGGCCCAGGACACTGTCCTGTCCCTCGCGGCCGAGGCCGGCTCCGTGGAAGATCTTGAGCTCGAGGACGTGCTCAAGATCGGCTACAAGGGCATCAAGTGCGTCGAGTCCGGCGGTCCCGAGCCGGGCGTCGGCTGCGCCGGACGCGGCGTCATTACTTCGATCAACTTCCTCGAAGAGAATGGCGCCTATGATGATGTGGACTATGTGTCCTACGACGTGCTCGGCGACGTGGTGTGCGGCGGCTTCGCCATGCCCATTCGCGAGAACAAGGCGCAGGAAATCTACATCGTCATGTCCGGTGAGATGATGGCCCTCTATGCGGCCAACAATATCGCCAAGGGCATTCTCAAGTACGCCCATTCCGGCGGCGTGCGCCTGGGCGGGCTCATCTGCAACGAGCGCCAGACCGACCGCGAGTGGGACCTGGCCGATGCCCTGGCCAAGCGCCTGAATTCGCAGCTCATCCATTTCGTGCCGCGCGACAACATCGTCCAGCACGCCGAGCTGCGCCGCCAGACCGTGATCGAATACGCGCCCGACAGCAAGCAGGCGCAAGAATATCGTACCCTGGCGAACAAGGTTCATGGCAATGCGGGCAAGGGTACCATCCCGACCCCCATCACCATGGAAGAACTGGAAGAGATGTTGCTGGACTTCGGCATCATGAAGACCGAGGAACAGCAGCTCGCCGAGCTCGCCGCCAAGGAAGCCGCCAAGGCCGCCGCCGCGGCCGTCTGA
- the nifD gene encoding nitrogenase molybdenum-iron protein alpha chain yields the protein MSLDYENDGALHEKIIEDVLSAYPDKFAKRRRKHLSVAKGVDEVEETPEGEEKLLTECDVKSNIKSIPGVMTIRGCAYAGSKGVVWGPIKDMVHISHGPVGCGQYSWSQRRNYYIGTTGIDTFVTMQFTSDFQEKDIVFGGDKKLDKVITEIENLFPLNHGVTIQSECPIGLIGDDIEAVAKKKNKEIGKTIVPVRCEGFRGVSQSLGHHIANDAIRDWVFEKQDGTLEFETSPYDVNVIGDYNIGGDAWASRILLEEMGLRIVGNWSGDATLAEIERAPKAKLNLIHCYRSMNYICRYMEEKYSIPWMEYNFFGPSQIAASLRKIAKHYGPEIEEKAEAVIAKYQPLVDAVIAKYRPRLEGKKVMLYVGGLRPRHVITAYEDLGMEIAGTGYEFAHNDDYQRTGHYVKDGTLIYDDVTGYELEKFIEKIRPDLVGSGIKEKYPVQKMGIPFRQMHSWDYSGPYHGYDGFAIFARDMDLAINNPVWGLFDPPWKKKDAAPLLQAAE from the coding sequence ATGAGCCTCGATTATGAAAACGACGGCGCGCTCCACGAGAAGATCATCGAGGACGTGCTGTCCGCCTATCCCGACAAATTCGCCAAGCGCCGGCGCAAGCATTTGTCCGTCGCCAAGGGCGTCGACGAAGTCGAAGAGACGCCCGAGGGCGAGGAGAAGCTCCTCACCGAATGTGATGTGAAGTCCAACATCAAGTCCATCCCGGGCGTGATGACAATCCGCGGCTGCGCCTATGCTGGATCGAAGGGCGTGGTGTGGGGTCCCATCAAGGACATGGTCCACATCTCCCACGGACCTGTTGGCTGCGGCCAGTATTCCTGGTCCCAGCGCCGCAACTATTATATCGGCACGACGGGCATCGACACCTTCGTGACCATGCAGTTCACGTCCGACTTCCAGGAGAAGGACATCGTCTTCGGCGGCGACAAGAAGCTCGACAAGGTCATCACCGAGATCGAGAACCTGTTCCCGCTCAATCACGGCGTCACCATCCAGTCGGAATGCCCCATCGGCCTGATCGGCGACGATATTGAGGCCGTGGCGAAGAAGAAGAACAAGGAAATCGGCAAGACCATCGTGCCCGTCCGGTGCGAAGGCTTCCGGGGCGTTTCTCAATCGCTCGGCCATCACATCGCCAACGATGCGATCCGGGATTGGGTGTTCGAGAAGCAGGACGGCACGCTGGAGTTCGAGACTTCGCCTTATGACGTCAATGTCATCGGCGACTACAATATCGGCGGCGACGCCTGGGCGTCCCGTATCCTTCTGGAAGAAATGGGCCTGCGCATCGTCGGCAACTGGTCGGGCGACGCAACGCTCGCCGAGATCGAGCGGGCGCCCAAGGCCAAGCTCAACCTGATCCATTGCTACCGGTCGATGAACTATATCTGCCGCTACATGGAAGAGAAGTATTCGATCCCGTGGATGGAATACAATTTCTTCGGCCCCTCCCAGATCGCTGCCTCGCTGCGCAAGATTGCCAAGCATTATGGGCCGGAGATCGAGGAAAAGGCCGAGGCCGTGATCGCCAAGTACCAGCCTCTGGTCGATGCAGTCATCGCCAAGTACCGGCCGCGGCTCGAAGGCAAGAAGGTGATGCTCTATGTGGGTGGCCTGCGCCCCCGCCACGTCATCACCGCCTATGAGGACCTGGGCATGGAAATCGCCGGAACGGGCTACGAGTTCGCCCATAACGACGACTACCAGCGCACCGGACATTACGTGAAGGACGGCACGCTCATTTATGACGACGTGACCGGCTACGAACTGGAGAAGTTCATCGAGAAGATCCGCCCGGATCTGGTGGGCTCCGGCATCAAGGAAAAGTATCCGGTGCAGAAGATGGGTATTCCCTTCCGCCAGATGCATTCCTGGGACTATTCGGGCCCCTATCACGGCTATGACGGCTTCGCCATCTTCGCCCGCGACATGGACTTGGCCATCAACAATCCGGTCTGGGGCCTGTTCGATCCGCCCTGGAAGAAGAAGGACGCCGCCCCGCTGCTCCAGGCGGCGGAGTGA
- the nifK gene encoding nitrogenase molybdenum-iron protein subunit beta yields the protein MPQSADRVLDHAPLFREPEYQEMFARKREEFECPASNESVDAQREYAKSWEYREKNLAREALVVNPAKACQPLGAVFASAGFEKTMSFVHGSQGCVAYYRSHLSRHFKEPSSAVSSSMTEDAAVFGGLNNMIDGLANTYSLYEPKMIAVSTTCMAEVIGDDLQSFITNAKNKGSVPQDFDVPHAHTPAFVGSHVDGYDNMIKGILEHFWKDKERVAGEKITIIPGFDGFCVGNNRELKRMLDLIGVDYTLLQDASDTYDTPSDGEFRMYSGGTTLEDTADALNAKATLSLQKYCTRKTLDYVATKGQEVVNFHYPLGIRGTDELLFKISELTGKEIPQALTLERGRLIDAMADSQSWLHGKKYAIFGDPDVVYGLTRFILETGGEPIHCLATNGTKQWEEEMKELLASSPFGASGQVWAGKDLWHLRSLLFTEPVDFILGNSYAKYLERDTKTPLIRTAFPIFDRHHHHRFPVMGYQGGLRLLTTILDKIFDTLDQETIVPAKTDYSFDLTR from the coding sequence ATGCCGCAATCAGCCGACCGCGTGCTCGACCACGCCCCGCTGTTCCGCGAGCCCGAATATCAGGAAATGTTCGCGCGCAAGCGGGAAGAATTCGAGTGCCCCGCCTCCAATGAATCCGTGGACGCGCAGCGCGAATATGCCAAGAGCTGGGAGTATCGCGAGAAGAACCTCGCCCGCGAAGCCCTGGTGGTAAATCCCGCCAAGGCCTGCCAGCCGCTTGGCGCGGTGTTTGCCTCCGCCGGCTTTGAGAAGACCATGAGCTTCGTCCATGGCTCCCAAGGATGCGTCGCCTATTACCGTTCGCACCTGTCGCGTCACTTCAAGGAGCCGTCTTCCGCGGTCTCCTCTTCCATGACGGAAGACGCGGCGGTGTTCGGCGGTCTCAACAACATGATCGACGGCCTGGCGAACACCTATTCGCTCTACGAGCCGAAGATGATCGCGGTCTCCACCACCTGCATGGCGGAAGTCATCGGCGATGACCTCCAATCCTTCATCACCAATGCCAAGAACAAGGGCTCGGTGCCGCAGGATTTCGACGTGCCCCACGCCCACACGCCCGCCTTCGTCGGCAGCCATGTGGACGGCTACGACAACATGATCAAGGGCATCCTCGAGCACTTCTGGAAGGACAAGGAGCGCGTCGCGGGTGAAAAGATCACCATCATTCCCGGCTTTGACGGCTTCTGCGTGGGGAATAACCGCGAGCTGAAGCGCATGCTCGACCTGATCGGCGTCGACTATACGCTGCTCCAGGACGCCTCCGACACCTATGACACGCCCTCCGACGGCGAGTTCCGCATGTATTCCGGCGGCACAACGCTGGAAGACACCGCCGATGCTCTGAACGCCAAGGCGACGCTCTCGCTGCAGAAATACTGCACCCGCAAGACGCTCGACTATGTGGCGACCAAGGGCCAGGAGGTCGTCAACTTCCACTATCCGCTCGGCATTCGCGGCACGGACGAGCTGCTGTTCAAGATTTCCGAGCTGACCGGCAAGGAGATCCCGCAGGCGCTTACCCTGGAGCGCGGCCGCCTCATCGACGCCATGGCCGACAGCCAGTCCTGGCTGCACGGCAAGAAGTACGCGATCTTCGGCGATCCGGATGTGGTCTATGGCCTCACCCGCTTCATCCTGGAGACTGGCGGCGAGCCGATCCATTGCCTGGCCACCAACGGCACCAAGCAGTGGGAAGAAGAGATGAAGGAGCTTCTCGCCTCCTCGCCCTTCGGTGCGTCGGGCCAGGTCTGGGCAGGCAAGGATCTGTGGCATCTGCGCTCGCTGCTCTTCACCGAGCCGGTGGACTTCATCCTTGGAAATTCCTACGCTAAGTATCTGGAGCGCGACACCAAGACCCCGCTCATCCGCACGGCCTTCCCGATCTTCGACCGGCATCATCATCACCGCTTCCCGGTGATGGGCTACCAGGGTGGCCTGCGCCTGCTGACGACGATCCTCGACAAGATCTTCGACACGCTGGACCAGGAAACCATCGTACCAGCCAAGACCGACTATTCGTTCGACCTGACCCGTTGA
- the nifE gene encoding nitrogenase iron-molybdenum cofactor biosynthesis protein NifE: MAMLKDKIADVFNEPGCDKNQAKGAKERKKGCSKPLTPGAAAGGCAFDGAKIVLQPITDVAHLIHAPLACEGNSWDNRGAGSSGSDLWRRSFTTDLTELDVVMGNGEKKLYKAVREIAQRFNPPAIFVYSTCVTALIGDDIEAVCKAASAKYGLPVVPVNAPGFVGSKNLGNKLAGEALLDHVIGTVEPDDAGPLDINILGEFNLSGEFWAVKPLFEKLGIRIRACIPGDARYHEVAAAHTARATMMECSTALINLARKMEERWGIPFFEGSFYGISDTSEALRQTARLLVQRGADAALLERTEALIAQEEARAWARLETFRPRLQGKRVLLNTGGVKSWSVVAALMEIGIEIVGTSVKKSTIEDKERIKQLLKDENHMFDSMAPRDLYAMLASNKADIMLSGGRTQFIALKAKMPWLDINQERHFPYAGYDGMVELVKRIDIAISNPMWAEVREPAPWDGQGNLLSGPGGPVGEGLGEGGGEDPHFLAHTRKKFAGAGADDLAEC, encoded by the coding sequence ATGGCCATGCTCAAGGACAAGATCGCCGACGTCTTCAACGAGCCAGGTTGCGACAAGAACCAGGCCAAGGGCGCGAAAGAGCGCAAGAAGGGTTGCTCGAAACCGCTAACGCCCGGCGCCGCAGCCGGCGGCTGCGCGTTTGACGGCGCGAAGATCGTGCTCCAGCCCATCACCGATGTCGCACATCTGATCCACGCCCCGCTCGCCTGCGAAGGCAACAGCTGGGACAATCGCGGCGCCGGCTCCTCGGGCTCCGATCTGTGGCGGCGTTCCTTCACCACGGACCTCACCGAGCTGGACGTGGTGATGGGCAATGGCGAGAAGAAGCTCTACAAGGCCGTGCGCGAGATCGCGCAGCGCTTCAATCCCCCCGCTATCTTCGTCTATTCCACCTGCGTGACGGCGCTGATCGGCGACGACATCGAGGCGGTGTGCAAGGCGGCCTCGGCCAAATATGGCCTGCCCGTTGTGCCGGTGAACGCGCCGGGCTTCGTGGGCTCGAAAAATCTGGGCAACAAGCTCGCCGGCGAGGCCCTGCTCGACCATGTGATCGGCACGGTGGAACCAGACGATGCCGGCCCCCTCGACATCAATATTCTCGGCGAATTCAATCTTTCCGGCGAGTTCTGGGCGGTGAAGCCGCTGTTCGAGAAGCTCGGCATCCGCATCCGCGCCTGCATTCCCGGCGACGCGCGCTATCACGAAGTGGCCGCCGCCCACACCGCGCGGGCGACCATGATGGAATGCTCGACCGCGCTCATCAATCTCGCCCGCAAGATGGAGGAGCGCTGGGGCATCCCCTTCTTCGAGGGCTCTTTCTACGGCATTTCCGACACCTCGGAGGCGCTGCGTCAGACCGCCCGTCTCCTGGTCCAACGGGGCGCGGACGCCGCCCTTCTGGAGCGCACCGAGGCCCTGATCGCGCAGGAAGAGGCCCGAGCCTGGGCGCGGCTGGAGACGTTCCGCCCCCGCCTCCAGGGCAAGCGGGTGCTGCTGAATACCGGGGGCGTGAAGTCCTGGTCGGTGGTGGCGGCGCTGATGGAGATCGGCATCGAGATCGTCGGCACCTCGGTGAAGAAGTCCACGATCGAGGACAAGGAGCGCATCAAGCAGCTTCTGAAAGACGAGAACCACATGTTCGATAGCATGGCGCCGCGTGATCTCTACGCGATGCTCGCGTCCAACAAGGCGGACATCATGCTCTCAGGCGGGCGCACCCAGTTCATCGCGCTCAAAGCCAAGATGCCCTGGCTGGACATCAACCAGGAACGCCATTTCCCCTATGCGGGCTATGACGGCATGGTGGAATTGGTGAAGCGCATCGACATCGCCATCTCCAATCCCATGTGGGCCGAAGTGCGTGAGCCCGCCCCTTGGGATGGGCAAGGCAATCTCTTGTCCGGCCCGGGCGGGCCAGTTGGCGAGGGCCTGGGCGAAGGCGGCGGCGAGGATCCCCATTTCCTCGCCCATACCCGCAAGAAGTTCGCCGGCGCCGGTGCCGACGACCTGGCCGAATGCTGA
- the nifN gene encoding nitrogenase iron-molybdenum cofactor biosynthesis protein NifN, with the protein MTNVTPLLKAAAINPLKSSQPLGAALAYLGVDGAMPLFHGSQGCTSFALVLLVRHFKETIPLQTTAMDEVATVLGGADHLEEAILNLKTRTKPSLIGICTTALVETRGEDFASDLKLIRARNAEALQGTEVVLAQTPDFEGAMEEGWSKAVLSMVEALVPHNGDRVVSLNQVNILPGWHHTVADLEYIRETVEAFGLDPIILPDISGSLDGTVPDRWVPTAYGGTLVPDIRAMGRSVHTIVLAEHVRDAAAAIEERAGVPFTLFETLTGLKPADRFISLLAQLSGRPVPAKLRRQRSQLQDALLDGHFHFGGQKIAIAAEPDLLFALSTFFVGLGATVEVAVTTTGANPILRKVPTAEVLVGDLQDLEDRAAGCDLLVTHSHGRQASERLAIPLMRAGFPIFDRLGSQHRLTIGHEGTRNLIFEVSNIFQASRHEPTPQSLNPFRDRGETDDSHAQTAAR; encoded by the coding sequence ATGACCAACGTCACGCCCCTTCTGAAGGCCGCCGCCATCAACCCCTTGAAGTCGTCCCAGCCTTTGGGCGCCGCGCTTGCCTATCTCGGCGTCGACGGCGCCATGCCGCTGTTCCACGGCTCGCAGGGCTGCACGTCCTTCGCGCTCGTCCTGCTGGTGCGCCACTTCAAGGAGACCATCCCGCTCCAGACCACCGCCATGGACGAGGTGGCGACCGTGCTGGGCGGAGCCGATCATCTGGAAGAGGCCATCCTCAACCTGAAGACACGCACAAAGCCGAGCCTCATCGGGATCTGCACCACCGCCTTGGTTGAGACGCGCGGCGAGGATTTCGCCAGCGACCTCAAGCTCATCCGCGCGCGCAACGCGGAAGCGCTCCAGGGCACAGAGGTGGTGCTCGCCCAGACCCCGGACTTCGAGGGCGCCATGGAAGAGGGCTGGTCCAAGGCCGTCCTGTCCATGGTGGAGGCCCTGGTGCCGCACAATGGGGACCGGGTGGTGAGCCTCAACCAGGTGAACATCCTCCCCGGCTGGCATCACACAGTGGCGGACCTCGAATATATCCGGGAGACCGTGGAGGCCTTCGGGCTCGATCCCATCATCCTGCCCGATATTTCCGGCTCGCTGGATGGCACGGTGCCCGACCGCTGGGTGCCCACCGCCTATGGCGGCACGCTGGTGCCCGACATCCGCGCCATGGGCCGCTCGGTGCATACCATCGTGCTGGCGGAACATGTGCGCGATGCGGCGGCGGCCATCGAGGAACGGGCGGGCGTGCCCTTCACGCTGTTCGAGACCCTGACGGGGCTGAAGCCGGCGGACCGTTTCATCAGCCTGCTCGCCCAGCTTTCCGGGCGGCCGGTGCCCGCCAAGCTCCGGCGCCAGCGCAGCCAGCTCCAGGATGCCTTGCTGGACGGGCATTTCCATTTCGGTGGCCAGAAGATCGCCATCGCCGCCGAGCCGGACCTGCTGTTCGCCCTGTCGACCTTCTTCGTGGGTCTCGGCGCCACGGTGGAGGTGGCGGTGACCACCACGGGCGCCAACCCCATCCTGCGCAAGGTGCCCACGGCCGAGGTGCTGGTGGGCGATCTCCAGGACCTGGAAGACCGGGCGGCGGGCTGCGATCTCCTCGTCACCCACAGCCATGGCCGCCAGGCCTCCGAACGCCTCGCCATTCCGCTCATGCGGGCGGGCTTTCCCATCTTCGACCGGCTCGGCAGCCAGCACCGCCTGACCATCGGCCATGAAGGCACGCGGAACCTCATCTTCGAGGTGTCCAACATCTTCCAGGCCAGCCGGCACGAGCCGACCCCACAATCCCTCAACCCGTTCCGTGATCGCGGAGAGACCGATGACAGCCACGCGCAGACTGCGGCTCGTTGA
- the nifX gene encoding nitrogen fixation protein NifX, with amino-acid sequence MTATRRLRLVETEEAAAPRTGPAVRVAIATQDMKGLNAHFGSAKKFAVYDVTVDGWSFVETVAFDQVSDEGGKHQTDGDDKITPKVEALRGCHLLFCLAIGGPSAAKVVTAKIHPIKIAQAQPIDVVLERTREMLAGSPPPWLRKVLAEAGAVAPKPSFIDDED; translated from the coding sequence ATGACAGCCACGCGCAGACTGCGGCTCGTTGAGACCGAAGAGGCGGCCGCCCCGCGCACGGGGCCAGCCGTCCGGGTCGCCATCGCCACCCAGGACATGAAGGGCCTGAACGCCCATTTCGGCTCGGCCAAGAAGTTCGCCGTCTATGACGTGACGGTGGATGGCTGGTCCTTCGTGGAAACCGTGGCGTTCGACCAGGTCTCGGACGAAGGCGGCAAGCACCAGACCGACGGCGACGACAAGATCACGCCCAAGGTGGAGGCGCTGCGCGGCTGCCACCTCCTGTTCTGCCTCGCCATTGGCGGACCGTCCGCAGCCAAGGTGGTCACCGCCAAGATCCACCCCATTAAGATCGCCCAGGCCCAGCCCATCGACGTGGTGCTGGAGCGCACCCGCGAGATGCTGGCCGGCTCGCCGCCGCCCTGGCTGCGCAAGGTGCTGGCCGAAGCCGGCGCCGTCGCGCCCAAGCCCTCTTTCATCGACGACGAAGACTGA
- a CDS encoding NifX-associated nitrogen fixation protein, which translates to MTDAAVLEGVDADGAALATPFLKSLVRLMRAQDTYGSWEGRSDALLLKDFILTKEQRRQIPIMGDPDPDVLWRVEMFYTAVGLAIEAETGLIASPMMKMSHEGFGRVLLTAGKLVVLSKHLRDVHRFGFETLSKLAEAGSKALADAVDAINTYPEVARI; encoded by the coding sequence ATGACCGACGCCGCTGTGCTTGAAGGGGTCGACGCCGATGGCGCGGCCCTCGCCACGCCCTTCCTGAAATCCCTGGTGCGCCTGATGCGCGCCCAGGACACCTATGGCAGCTGGGAGGGTCGGTCCGACGCCCTGCTGCTGAAGGATTTCATCCTCACCAAGGAGCAGCGCCGGCAGATCCCCATCATGGGCGATCCCGACCCCGACGTGCTGTGGCGGGTGGAGATGTTCTACACCGCCGTGGGCCTCGCTATCGAGGCGGAAACCGGCCTGATCGCCAGCCCCATGATGAAGATGAGCCACGAGGGCTTCGGCCGCGTGCTGCTCACCGCCGGCAAGCTGGTGGTGCTCTCCAAGCACCTGCGGGACGTGCACCGGTTCGGCTTCGAGACCCTGTCCAAGCTGGCGGAGGCCGGCTCCAAGGCCCTCGCCGACGCGGTGGATGCCATCAACACCTATCCCGAAGTCGCCCGCATCTGA
- a CDS encoding CCE_0567 family metalloprotein, with the protein MSDVDTLKAEIKKLSSKSVTWKMNLHDLSEDLPTNWQNILEVAQETYATFKALDEARKALKALESQAA; encoded by the coding sequence ATGTCCGACGTCGACACCCTGAAGGCGGAGATCAAGAAGCTCTCCTCCAAGTCCGTCACCTGGAAGATGAACCTGCATGACCTGTCCGAGGACCTGCCCACAAACTGGCAGAACATCCTTGAGGTGGCGCAGGAAACCTACGCCACCTTCAAGGCGCTGGATGAGGCCCGCAAGGCCCTCAAAGCGCTGGAATCCCAGGCCGCCTGA
- the fdxB gene encoding ferredoxin III, nif-specific, with protein MAYTTRDGSAWTPDYLVAIDETTCIGCGRCYKVCSRDVMHLWGVGEENAMLGKVDEDDDDDFDGELVRKVMVVDNAGACIGCGACSRVCPKNCQTHVTADKIAA; from the coding sequence ATGGCCTATACGACGCGCGACGGCAGCGCCTGGACGCCGGACTATCTGGTCGCCATTGATGAAACCACCTGCATCGGCTGCGGCCGCTGCTACAAGGTGTGCTCGCGGGATGTCATGCATCTGTGGGGCGTGGGCGAGGAAAACGCCATGCTCGGCAAGGTGGATGAGGACGATGACGACGATTTCGACGGCGAGTTGGTCCGCAAGGTGATGGTGGTGGACAATGCGGGGGCCTGCATCGGCTGTGGCGCCTGCTCCCGCGTCTGCCCCAAGAATTGCCAGACCCACGTCACCGCCGACAAGATCGCGGCCTGA
- a CDS encoding nitrogen fixation protein NifQ codes for MGLSRRTRSAPAIYGALMAAHEAGTVQDAGMGRHRPGSAATDTEAGFDAHVFASIIAIAAAEADARGDALAGHLGVGCADLERLFARYFSPHAFLSLGVPIGEAQAGEEEEMLSALLLDYARTMEARILAHMVARRAMEADHLWQDLGLGNRGELSRLLGRHFPVLAAGNVKNMKWKKYFYRRLCEAEGFVLCSAPSCRDCSDFEACFGDESGESRLAQRRRAAQLDLAIPAEALSGAPGAAA; via the coding sequence ATGGGCCTCTCCCGCCGCACTCGCTCCGCTCCCGCCATCTATGGCGCGCTGATGGCCGCCCATGAGGCCGGCACGGTTCAGGATGCGGGCATGGGGAGGCATCGGCCAGGAAGCGCGGCCACGGACACGGAGGCCGGTTTCGACGCGCACGTCTTCGCGTCCATCATCGCCATCGCCGCCGCCGAAGCCGACGCGCGTGGCGATGCCCTCGCCGGTCATCTTGGGGTCGGCTGCGCGGACCTGGAGCGTCTCTTCGCCCGCTATTTCTCGCCCCATGCCTTCCTGTCCTTGGGCGTGCCCATCGGCGAGGCGCAGGCGGGCGAAGAAGAGGAGATGCTGTCCGCGTTGCTCCTCGACTACGCCCGGACGATGGAAGCGCGCATCCTGGCGCACATGGTCGCGCGGCGGGCCATGGAGGCAGATCATCTGTGGCAGGATCTCGGCCTCGGCAACCGGGGCGAGCTGTCGCGCCTGCTCGGGCGGCACTTTCCCGTGCTCGCCGCCGGGAACGTGAAAAACATGAAGTGGAAGAAGTACTTCTATCGCCGCCTGTGCGAGGCGGAGGGGTTCGTCCTGTGCTCCGCTCCCTCTTGCCGCGACTGCTCGGACTTCGAGGCCTGCTTCGGCGACGAAAGCGGCGAAAGCCGCCTCGCGCAGCGCCGCCGGGCGGCGCAGCTCGACCTGGCGATTCCGGCCGAGGCGCTCAGTGGTGCGCCTGGAGCCGCCGCATGA
- a CDS encoding peptide MFS transporter, with amino-acid sequence MSVMGVASGAEAQVRQPKGLTFLFLAEMWERFSFYGMQALIVLYMSKVLGFSDARASLTYGAYAAFVFLTPIAGGALADRVLGFRSAVIVGGVIIMIGHIVLALPFGALSMFAGMAFVVVGTGFFKSSVSAVVGQLYGEDDPRRDGGFTIFYMGINVGSLLATLIVGYVGQQVDWHLGFGLAAVGMAFGLVVFVLGTRHYSAKTLECPRPRLILPTIVGALVAVPILTYLLAEPDGAKLMMLVGGGLTYAYVVYRAFTSEPEYRRHLVAILIYVLFASFFWALFKQKDGPVLLLVDRAIDRHVLGFEMPSAMFTSFNPFMILVLAPIFARIWAAFAARGKPVSTGVKFFLGLFFAGGCFALVAGAAYSASSGQPASLLWVAGAIFLLTCGELSLSPVGLAMVSALSPPSLTGLMYGAWFLSTSFGAYAAGWIGTLATVPEGAAASIATYAAACADVYTKVALLGFGAAAVFLMLLPVMRRLQAHH; translated from the coding sequence ATGAGTGTCATGGGCGTCGCCAGCGGGGCAGAGGCGCAGGTCCGCCAGCCCAAGGGCCTGACCTTTCTGTTCCTGGCCGAGATGTGGGAGCGCTTCAGCTTCTACGGCATGCAGGCCCTGATCGTGCTCTATATGAGCAAGGTGCTGGGCTTCAGCGATGCGCGGGCCAGCCTCACCTACGGGGCCTATGCCGCCTTCGTCTTCTTGACCCCTATTGCCGGCGGCGCCTTGGCGGATCGGGTGCTGGGGTTCCGCTCGGCGGTGATCGTCGGCGGCGTCATCATCATGATCGGCCACATCGTGCTCGCGCTGCCCTTCGGCGCGCTCAGCATGTTTGCAGGCATGGCCTTCGTGGTGGTGGGCACGGGCTTCTTCAAGTCCTCGGTCTCGGCGGTGGTGGGCCAACTCTATGGCGAGGACGACCCCCGGCGGGATGGCGGCTTTACCATCTTCTACATGGGGATCAATGTGGGGTCGCTGCTGGCCACATTGATCGTCGGCTATGTGGGCCAGCAGGTGGATTGGCATCTGGGCTTTGGCCTTGCCGCGGTGGGCATGGCGTTTGGCCTCGTGGTGTTTGTCCTGGGCACGCGCCATTACTCTGCCAAGACGCTGGAGTGCCCGCGTCCGCGCCTCATCCTGCCGACCATCGTCGGGGCGCTCGTCGCCGTTCCCATCCTCACCTATCTGCTCGCCGAGCCGGATGGCGCCAAGCTGATGATGCTGGTGGGCGGCGGCCTCACCTACGCCTATGTGGTCTATCGCGCCTTCACCTCGGAGCCGGAATATCGTCGGCACCTGGTGGCGATCCTCATCTATGTCCTGTTCGCCAGCTTCTTCTGGGCGCTGTTCAAGCAGAAGGATGGACCGGTGCTGCTGCTGGTGGACCGGGCCATCGACCGGCATGTCCTGGGCTTCGAGATGCCCTCGGCCATGTTCACCTCTTTCAACCCGTTCATGATCCTGGTGCTGGCCCCCATCTTCGCCCGCATCTGGGCGGCCTTTGCCGCGCGCGGCAAGCCGGTTTCCACGGGCGTGAAGTTCTTTCTCGGCCTCTTCTTCGCCGGCGGATGCTTCGCGCTGGTGGCTGGCGCGGCCTATTCGGCCTCCTCGGGGCAGCCGGCTTCGTTGCTCTGGGTGGCGGGCGCCATCTTCCTTCTCACCTGCGGGGAATTGTCCCTGTCGCCGGTGGGGCTCGCCATGGTGTCGGCCCTCTCGCCGCCCTCTCTGACGGGCCTCATGTATGGCGCCTGGTTCCTCTCCACCTCCTTCGGCGCCTATGCCGCCGGCTGGATCGGGACGCTCGCCACGGTGCCGGAAGGGGCGGCGGCCAGCATCGCCACCTATGCGGCGGCCTGCGCGGATGTCTACACGAAGGTGGCGCTGCTGGGCTTTGGAGCGGCGGCGGTGTTCCTGATGCTGCTGCCGGTCATGCGGCGGCTCCAGGCGCACCACTGA